In one window of Nocardioides panacisoli DNA:
- a CDS encoding glycosyltransferase family 2 protein: protein MTTTGPTAGTAQPDVTVLISTRDRLALLREALASLWAQDYAGDVHVICVFDGPIPADADLPAPPRPTWSLRVEDNEEHPGLARARNKGLALVGTGLVALCDDDDRWLPGKLRAQVALLQQRPDAVCAGGGIRVLSGDRTVERPAPADVVNHSDLLRDRIMELHPSTLLMRTGALREVGGWDEHLPGGYAEDYDLLLRLARAGSIVLVEEIVAEIVWAGQSHYFSKWPMIAAALDHLLAKHPEFATSPRGRARIEGQIAFALSASGRHAEAKSRLRRVRRDNPWEPRAVLARLVGGSPARAEFVQRRLHAYGRGI from the coding sequence ATGACCACCACGGGCCCGACCGCCGGGACCGCGCAGCCCGACGTCACGGTCCTGATCTCCACCCGCGACCGGCTCGCGCTGCTGCGGGAGGCACTCGCCTCGCTGTGGGCACAGGACTACGCCGGGGACGTCCACGTCATCTGCGTCTTCGACGGCCCGATCCCGGCCGACGCCGACCTGCCGGCGCCGCCCCGTCCCACGTGGTCCCTGCGTGTCGAGGACAACGAGGAGCACCCGGGTCTGGCCCGCGCCCGCAACAAGGGCCTGGCGCTGGTCGGCACCGGGCTGGTCGCCCTGTGCGACGACGACGACCGGTGGCTGCCGGGCAAGCTGCGCGCGCAGGTCGCCCTGCTCCAGCAGCGTCCGGACGCGGTGTGCGCCGGCGGCGGCATCCGCGTGCTCAGCGGCGACCGGACGGTGGAGCGGCCGGCGCCGGCCGACGTGGTGAACCACTCCGACCTGTTGCGCGACCGGATCATGGAGCTGCACCCCTCGACCCTGCTGATGCGGACCGGGGCCCTGCGCGAGGTCGGGGGGTGGGACGAGCACCTGCCCGGCGGCTACGCCGAGGACTACGACCTGCTGCTGCGGCTCGCCCGCGCGGGCAGCATCGTGCTCGTCGAGGAGATCGTGGCCGAGATCGTCTGGGCGGGCCAGTCGCACTACTTCAGCAAGTGGCCGATGATCGCGGCCGCGCTGGACCACCTGCTCGCCAAGCACCCCGAGTTCGCGACGTCGCCGCGTGGTCGTGCCCGCATCGAGGGCCAGATCGCGTTCGCGCTGTCCGCCTCGGGTCGCCACGCCGAGGCGAAGTCCCGCCTGCGCCGGGTACGCCGCGACAACCCGTGGGAGCCGCGCGCTGTCCTGGCGCGCCTGGTGGGCGGGAGTCCGGCTCGCGCCGAGTTCGTGCAACGGAGGCTGCACGCGTATGGCCGCGGCATCTGA
- a CDS encoding O-antigen ligase family protein, whose amino-acid sequence MSTLQKKVRPLWWSALPLVMWWVALPVWWALGIQRAAAPLAAVPLGLWLLSRWRRVEVPAPFVLFAGFLAWVLLSAVALTTMRYGASYAMRLTMYVAAFVIGLYVWNALRRGLTPRLLIWPIVAMWASALVLALPGVIVPGLTFTSPMDWLMQHAGIGNSFLRDSARPQFSEWDQVYGIARPSPLFAYTNEWGAAVGITTPIAIYALVTTRRVALRVALVALLVIGAIPVIISLNRGCWISIGLAVAYVLVRRALAGDFRPLVAVVTTAVVGTFAVLLSPLSELIADRFAYSNTSTRATLYDASLGLAMKSPLVGYASPQSSAGLADSNDVAVGTHGQIWTLLVSQGFIGAALFVLALLAALWAWRPREGRAPEVWLHAVGFVLLAQLVFYEVVPDGLAVAFVALAVCATTAGRHRPDPPDPRDTSSPSRQGTPDELPIPR is encoded by the coding sequence ATGAGCACCCTGCAGAAGAAGGTCCGCCCGCTGTGGTGGTCCGCGCTGCCCCTGGTCATGTGGTGGGTCGCGCTGCCGGTGTGGTGGGCGCTGGGCATCCAGCGCGCCGCCGCGCCGTTGGCGGCCGTCCCGCTCGGGCTGTGGCTGCTGTCGCGGTGGCGACGGGTGGAGGTGCCCGCGCCGTTCGTGCTGTTCGCCGGCTTCCTCGCCTGGGTGCTGCTCTCGGCGGTCGCCCTCACCACGATGCGCTACGGGGCGTCGTACGCGATGCGGCTGACGATGTACGTCGCCGCCTTCGTCATCGGTCTCTACGTGTGGAACGCGCTGCGCCGCGGACTCACCCCGCGGCTGCTGATCTGGCCGATCGTCGCGATGTGGGCCAGCGCCCTGGTGCTCGCCCTGCCCGGCGTCATCGTGCCCGGGCTGACCTTCACCAGCCCGATGGACTGGCTGATGCAGCACGCCGGCATCGGCAACTCCTTCCTGCGTGACAGCGCCCGGCCGCAGTTCTCCGAGTGGGACCAGGTCTATGGCATCGCCCGCCCCAGCCCGCTGTTCGCCTACACCAACGAGTGGGGGGCCGCGGTCGGGATCACCACCCCGATCGCGATCTACGCCCTGGTGACGACCCGCCGGGTCGCGCTCCGAGTGGCCCTGGTCGCGCTGCTGGTCATCGGGGCGATCCCGGTGATCATCTCGCTCAACCGCGGCTGCTGGATCTCCATCGGCCTCGCGGTCGCCTACGTGCTGGTGCGGCGTGCCCTCGCCGGCGACTTCCGGCCCCTGGTCGCCGTGGTGACCACGGCCGTCGTCGGGACGTTCGCGGTGCTGCTCTCGCCGCTCTCCGAGCTCATCGCGGACCGGTTCGCCTACTCCAACACCTCCACCCGCGCCACGCTGTACGACGCCTCGCTCGGCCTCGCGATGAAGTCGCCGCTGGTCGGCTACGCCTCGCCGCAGTCCTCGGCCGGACTGGCCGACAGCAACGACGTGGCCGTCGGCACGCACGGCCAGATCTGGACCCTGCTGGTCTCCCAGGGGTTCATCGGTGCCGCGCTCTTCGTGCTCGCGCTGCTCGCGGCCCTGTGGGCCTGGCGTCCTCGCGAGGGCCGTGCGCCCGAGGTGTGGCTGCACGCGGTGGGCTTCGTCCTGCTGGCCCAGCTGGTCTTCTACGAGGTCGTGCCCGACGGCCTCGCGGTCGCCTTCGTCGCCCTCGCCGTGTGCGCCACCACCGCCGGTCGCCACCGGCCCGATCCCCCAGACCCCCGCGACACCTCGTCGCCGTCTCGCCAAGGAACCCCCGATGAGCTCCCGATCCCACGCTGA
- a CDS encoding acyltransferase, translating into MSRPTTSLVSRLLAAAGLDLGIAVRHVVLNVVAGSVLLPRPLRRLVYLLAGVDARTSNVFPGVRLTGTALSLGEQTFLNHDCYLDVGKGRIDIGARCHLAPAVMVLTATHDLAAADRRAERYLTTTIEDDVWLGARATVLPGVTIGRGCVVAAGAVVTEDCAPGGLYAGVPARRVRDLAPAAPSAPSEAVLAGGRA; encoded by the coding sequence ATGAGTCGCCCCACGACCTCCCTCGTGTCCCGACTGCTGGCCGCCGCCGGCCTCGACCTGGGCATCGCGGTGCGCCACGTCGTGCTCAACGTGGTCGCCGGGTCCGTCCTGCTGCCCCGCCCGCTGCGCCGGCTGGTCTACCTGCTCGCCGGCGTGGATGCGCGGACCTCCAACGTCTTCCCCGGTGTGCGCCTCACCGGCACCGCGCTGAGCCTGGGCGAGCAGACGTTCCTCAACCACGACTGCTACCTCGACGTCGGCAAGGGCCGCATCGACATCGGTGCGCGCTGCCACCTGGCACCGGCCGTGATGGTGCTGACCGCCACCCACGACCTGGCCGCGGCGGACCGCCGCGCCGAGCGCTACCTCACCACCACCATCGAGGACGACGTGTGGCTCGGTGCCCGCGCGACCGTGCTGCCGGGCGTCACCATCGGCCGCGGCTGCGTCGTCGCCGCCGGCGCGGTCGTCACCGAGGACTGCGCGCCCGGCGGCCTGTACGCCGGCGTGCCGGCCCGACGGGTCCGCGACCTGGCGCCAGCCGCGCCGTCCGCTCCGTCCGAGGCCGTCCTCGCGGGGGGCCGCGCATGA
- a CDS encoding glycosyltransferase has product MSGLIVASLGTDHHPFDRLVGWLDALAADLGADRVFVQHGHSAAPAVAGARPFVPHAELLDLMVRAEVVVCHGGPGTLMDARHAGHVPVLVPRDPQHGEHVDHHQQRFAAAVRDGGLAEVAEDRSTLERLVRARLATTPAARETRTATIAEPAGLRALVAELEQLPAHPHRRTPMLRSVRRAVQR; this is encoded by the coding sequence GTGAGTGGCCTGATCGTCGCCTCCCTCGGCACCGACCACCACCCCTTCGACCGTCTCGTGGGGTGGCTCGATGCGCTCGCCGCCGACCTCGGCGCCGACCGGGTGTTCGTCCAGCACGGCCACTCCGCGGCGCCGGCGGTCGCCGGCGCACGGCCGTTCGTGCCCCACGCCGAGCTCCTCGACCTGATGGTGCGGGCGGAGGTCGTCGTGTGCCACGGCGGCCCCGGCACCCTGATGGACGCCCGCCATGCCGGGCACGTCCCGGTGCTGGTGCCGCGGGACCCCCAGCACGGCGAGCACGTCGACCATCACCAGCAGCGCTTCGCGGCCGCGGTGCGCGACGGCGGCCTGGCCGAGGTCGCCGAGGACCGGTCGACGCTGGAGCGGCTCGTCCGCGCCCGCCTGGCCACGACGCCGGCCGCCCGGGAGACCCGCACCGCCACGATCGCCGAGCCGGCCGGCCTGCGGGCCCTGGTCGCCGAGTTGGAGCAACTTCCGGCCCACCCCCACCGCCGCACCCCGATGCTGCGGTCCGTACGCCGGGCGGTGCAGCGATGA
- a CDS encoding RNA polymerase sigma factor — MSPGTGHATVTPLRPGLAEFRPPSDAELLEACRAGDAAAWDQVVERYQRLIYSVALRNGLSGDDAADITQTTFVELVDALDRFRDDDKLASWLMTVARRQAWQLRTRLRRVQPSDSLPEESEDPFSDWGTLTTLHDALAELGGKCRDLLHALYFDPDEPSYAEIADRMGRSIGSIGPLRGRCLLRLRKIVGEDVR; from the coding sequence GTGTCCCCGGGGACGGGACACGCGACGGTGACCCCGCTGCGACCAGGGTTGGCGGAGTTCCGACCTCCGTCCGACGCCGAGTTGCTGGAGGCCTGCCGGGCCGGCGACGCCGCAGCGTGGGACCAGGTCGTCGAGCGCTACCAACGCCTCATCTACTCCGTCGCCCTGCGCAACGGACTCTCCGGCGACGACGCCGCCGACATCACCCAGACCACCTTCGTGGAGCTCGTCGACGCCCTCGACCGCTTCCGCGACGACGACAAGCTGGCGTCGTGGCTGATGACCGTCGCCCGCCGCCAGGCCTGGCAGCTGCGCACCCGGCTCCGGCGCGTGCAGCCGAGCGACTCCCTCCCCGAGGAGTCCGAGGACCCGTTCTCCGACTGGGGCACCCTCACCACGCTCCACGACGCGCTCGCCGAGCTCGGCGGCAAGTGCCGCGACCTCCTCCACGCCCTCTACTTCGATCCCGACGAGCCCAGCTACGCCGAGATCGCCGACCGCATGGGCCGCTCCATCGGCAGCATCGGACCGCTCCGCGGCCGCTGCCTGCTCCGGCTGCGCAAGATCGTCGGGGAGGACGTCCGATGA
- a CDS encoding CHAT domain-containing protein produces the protein MTAGSDRAETAAPSPRDLVTGAEEAAWTDPVAALTLLEEAITPLMRRSEPATAARASYLRARLLSDQGHYDEALGAIRTARRDWLVAGNELEALRTDLGTGTVLIEVGDHQQAIDVSERLLESLDAAPGSDPTLRRTIVAGAHGNIGNAHTLMGNHRLSLQNYDVAANLFAALGRTEMQAQMDANGAIAMIKLGMAHRAVAQLRRAREVLLDLEHNLAAAKTLPDLAEAQLLLGQPFEANRTLVEAEAELEQLHAVPELARLQLVRAQALSEMGLRDDAHRQAHAAADTFRALNMLAEGGEAARLAGLMALELQDRETAASELSTAERLSNAANDKSSLARTWLLQGHLAAVNGRDQEARTLGERALSRFLTTEQGADTAEAHLYLAHHALDPDEAAEHLASASAIIDRLDLPLLGLRRDLVAAHLAAQRGDLTEAARILETAFAHQRSELVSAGGHELYLRASTGLSQIVDQLIHVLVRSGTDADTIRAWQFATRASRSLLTRLGSISAEARATTSAQGPDGPATEVWHKLSDLYDEYAAHESRREVLGGRIRDLQHRTIRHYLLQLQVPPNPDPAVAPVPEYPVLHFHVTGADVIAFVLRDGYADARILTGAAEECRDLVRQWRSECARMAAVTEHRDSPAESADVDALLRAFGEVLLEPLRDLLADLEGEALQVNPHRHLHAVPFEALPFDGATLGDTVALWFSPGRSAHGGDATAPDRRSPRVLAVPDDVAPEIGAEARAIADGAPGAAVHVGEAATADTLLSSDLRGGLLHLACHGEFHDPHPVFSRVRMADRWVTGAEMTGLDLTDSDVILSCCDLGRASDVHTEALGFTWSLFVAGARSVVACNWSVDDGSTALFMKSLHVHLGSGAGLAQAVDLARRDVRRAFPHPYHWAPFRYFCS, from the coding sequence GTGACCGCGGGGAGTGACCGGGCGGAGACGGCCGCCCCGTCACCACGCGACCTGGTCACCGGCGCCGAGGAGGCCGCCTGGACGGACCCGGTCGCGGCACTCACCCTGTTGGAGGAGGCGATCACCCCGTTGATGCGGCGCTCCGAGCCCGCCACGGCCGCCCGCGCCTCCTACCTGCGTGCCCGGTTGCTCTCCGACCAGGGGCACTACGACGAGGCACTGGGTGCGATCCGCACCGCTCGTCGTGACTGGCTCGTCGCCGGCAACGAACTCGAGGCGCTGCGCACCGACCTCGGCACGGGCACCGTGCTGATCGAGGTCGGCGACCACCAGCAGGCCATCGACGTCTCCGAGCGGCTGCTGGAGTCCCTCGACGCCGCCCCCGGCAGCGACCCCACGCTGCGCCGCACCATCGTGGCCGGCGCCCACGGCAACATCGGCAACGCGCACACGCTGATGGGCAACCACCGACTGTCGCTGCAGAACTACGACGTCGCGGCCAACCTCTTCGCCGCGCTCGGGCGCACCGAGATGCAGGCGCAGATGGATGCCAACGGCGCGATCGCGATGATCAAGCTCGGGATGGCCCACCGCGCGGTGGCCCAGCTGCGGCGCGCACGCGAGGTGCTGCTGGACCTCGAGCACAACCTCGCCGCCGCGAAGACGTTGCCCGATCTCGCCGAGGCACAACTGCTGCTCGGCCAGCCCTTCGAGGCCAACCGCACGCTGGTCGAGGCCGAGGCGGAGCTCGAGCAGCTCCATGCCGTCCCGGAGCTGGCCCGGCTCCAGCTGGTGCGTGCCCAGGCGCTCAGCGAGATGGGGCTCCGCGACGACGCCCACCGCCAGGCGCACGCCGCGGCCGACACCTTCCGGGCCCTGAACATGCTCGCCGAGGGCGGGGAGGCGGCGCGCCTCGCCGGCCTGATGGCGCTCGAGCTCCAGGACCGGGAGACCGCCGCGTCCGAGCTCAGCACCGCCGAGCGCCTCTCCAACGCCGCCAACGACAAGAGCAGCCTCGCGCGGACGTGGCTGCTCCAGGGCCATCTCGCTGCCGTCAACGGACGCGACCAGGAGGCCCGCACCCTCGGTGAGCGCGCGTTGTCGCGGTTCCTCACCACCGAGCAGGGAGCCGACACCGCCGAGGCCCACCTCTACCTCGCCCACCACGCCCTCGACCCGGACGAAGCGGCCGAGCACCTCGCGTCGGCGAGCGCGATCATCGACCGCCTCGACCTCCCGCTCCTCGGGTTGCGGCGCGACCTCGTCGCCGCCCACCTGGCGGCACAGCGCGGCGACCTCACCGAGGCCGCACGGATCCTGGAGACCGCGTTCGCGCACCAGCGCAGCGAGCTGGTCAGCGCCGGCGGCCACGAGCTCTACCTGCGCGCCAGCACCGGGCTCAGCCAGATCGTCGACCAGCTGATCCACGTCCTGGTCCGGTCGGGCACCGACGCCGACACGATCCGCGCCTGGCAATTCGCCACCCGTGCCAGTCGCTCGCTGCTCACCCGCCTGGGCAGCATTTCCGCCGAGGCGCGCGCCACCACCTCGGCCCAGGGGCCGGACGGCCCGGCCACCGAGGTGTGGCACAAGCTCTCCGACCTCTACGACGAGTACGCCGCACACGAGTCCCGACGCGAGGTCCTGGGCGGCCGCATCCGGGACCTGCAGCACCGCACCATCCGCCACTACCTGCTGCAGCTGCAGGTGCCACCCAATCCGGACCCCGCGGTGGCGCCGGTGCCGGAGTACCCGGTCCTCCACTTCCACGTGACCGGCGCCGATGTCATCGCGTTCGTGCTGCGCGACGGGTACGCCGACGCACGGATCCTCACCGGGGCCGCGGAGGAGTGCCGCGACCTCGTGCGCCAGTGGCGTTCGGAGTGCGCCCGCATGGCGGCGGTCACCGAGCATCGTGACTCGCCGGCGGAGAGCGCCGACGTCGACGCGTTGCTGCGTGCCTTCGGCGAGGTGCTCCTCGAGCCGTTGCGGGACCTGCTGGCCGACCTCGAGGGCGAGGCCCTCCAGGTCAACCCGCACCGCCACCTGCACGCCGTGCCGTTCGAGGCGCTCCCCTTCGACGGTGCCACCCTCGGCGACACGGTGGCGCTGTGGTTCTCCCCCGGCCGGTCCGCCCACGGCGGCGACGCGACGGCCCCGGACCGCCGGTCCCCCCGGGTGCTCGCGGTGCCCGACGACGTGGCCCCCGAGATCGGGGCCGAGGCGCGAGCCATCGCCGACGGCGCCCCGGGCGCTGCGGTCCACGTCGGCGAGGCAGCAACCGCCGACACCCTCCTGAGCAGCGACCTCCGCGGAGGGCTGCTCCACCTCGCCTGCCACGGCGAGTTCCACGATCCCCATCCGGTGTTCTCGCGGGTCCGGATGGCCGACCGATGGGTCACCGGTGCTGAGATGACGGGACTGGACCTCACCGACAGTGATGTCATCCTCAGCTGCTGTGACCTCGGTCGGGCCTCCGACGTCCACACCGAGGCGCTCGGATTCACCTGGTCACTCTTCGTGGCCGGGGCCCGCTCAGTGGTGGCATGCAATTGGTCCGTCGACGACGGATCAACGGCACTGTTCATGAAATCGCTGCACGTACATCTCGGGAGCGGTGCGGGGTTGGCCCAGGCGGTCGACCTCGCGCGTCGCGACGTCCGGCGAGCCTTCCCCCACCCCTACCACTGGGCACCGTTCCGCTATTTCTGCTCCTGA